In Candidatus Methylomirabilis sp., one genomic interval encodes:
- a CDS encoding OsmC family protein: MTGTLAGALVARKIPTSGERLMADAEGVIENVDGHPLITRIRVHYRVKVPRGKREEAERAIAIHEKGCPASQSVQRGIAIEWDGEITEIE, translated from the coding sequence ATGACCGGCACCCTGGCCGGCGCGCTGGTAGCGCGCAAGATCCCGACGAGCGGGGAGCGTCTCATGGCCGACGCCGAGGGGGTGATCGAGAACGTGGATGGCCACCCCCTGATCACCCGGATCCGGGTCCACTACCGCGTGAAGGTCCCCCGGGGCAAGCGGGAGGAGGCCGAGCGGGCCATCGCCATCCACGAGAAGGGGTGTCCCGCCTCCCAGAGCGTCCAGCGCGGGATCGCCATCGAGTGGGACGGCGAGATCACGGAGATCGAGTGA